In Zingiber officinale cultivar Zhangliang chromosome 6A, Zo_v1.1, whole genome shotgun sequence, a single genomic region encodes these proteins:
- the LOC121993711 gene encoding 60S ribosomal protein L35-like, with amino-acid sequence MARIKVHELRGKTKTELQNQLKDLKNELSLLRVAKVTGGAPNKLSKIKVVRLSIARVLTVISQKQKAALREAYKHKKLLPLDLRPKKTRAIRRRLTKHQESLKTEREKKRERYFPQRKYAIMA; translated from the exons ATGG CGCGGATTAAGGTCCACGAGCTTCGGGGGAAGACCAAGACGGAACTCCAGAATCAACTGAAGGACCTCAAGAATGAGCTCTCCCTCCTCCGCGTCGCTAAGGTCACTGGCGGCGCGCCTAACAAGCTCTCTAAGAT AAAGGTCGTTAGGCTGTCGATCGCTCGTGTGCTTACTGTCATCTCGCAGAAACAGAAAGCGGCGTTGAGGGAGGCTTACAAGCATAAGAAGCTCCTTCCGCTGGATCTCCGCCCCAAGAAGACGCGGGCCATCCGCCGTCGACTCACCAAGCATCAG GAGTCCTTGAAGACTGAACgtgagaagaaaagggaaaggtaCTTCCCTCAGAGGAAATATGCTATCATGGCTTAG
- the LOC121995766 gene encoding two-component response regulator-like PRR37, which translates to MSLSFSSSYDVDGSLLHYQNCPSFGSPTAPCEFYHDANGGLLPFPSSFPRPPAEYYDLRRSSSSQSLPLHLYAPDPTIHHHPPPPPSYSSPPSSSSDYLNFHAAPVRRVLSAGDLQRKHGSPENYGQEGGGASGRVGKYSAEERKERIERYRSKRNQRNFHKKITYACRKTLADSRPRVRGRFARNGETEAELAAASSSGMNQSYGLGGEWWSQILATDDDEDLYYDGDVLVNLAAADVFAMNILS; encoded by the exons ATGTCCCTTTCCTTTTCCTCGTCCTACGACGTCGACGGCAGCCTCCTCCACTACCAGAACTGTCCCTCCTTTGGCTCACCGACCGCCCCTTGTGAGTTCTACCACGACGCCAATGGAGGCCTCCTCCCCTTCCCCTCCTCCTTCCCACGCCCACCTGCCGAGTACTACGACCTCCGCCGGAGCAGCAGCTCTCAGTCGCTTCCCCTCCACCTCTACGCTCCGGATCCAACCATCCACCACCACCCGCCTCCTCCCCCGTCGTACTCCTCCCCGCCGTCATCCTCAAGCGACTACCTCAACTTCCACGCTGCCCCAGTTAGGCGGGTGCTCAGCGCCGGCGATCTCCAG AGGAAGCACGGTTCGCCGGAGAACTACGGCcaggaaggcggcggcgcttcGGGGAGAGTCGGAAAATACAGTGCCGAGGAGAGGAAGGAAAGGATTGAGCGCTACCGGAGCAAGCGAAATCAAAGGAACTTCCACAAGAAGATCACT TACGCCTGCAGGAAGACGCTCGCCGACAGCCGGCCGCGCGTGCGGGGCCGCTTCGCCCGGAACGGCGAGACGGAGGCGGAGTTGGCGGCAGCGAGCAGCTCCGGGATGAACCAGAGCTACGGACTCGGCGGCGAGTGGTGGAGCCAGATCCTGGCGACGGACGACGACGAGGACCTCTACTACGACGGCGACGTCCTCGTGAACCTCGCCGCCGCCGACGTCTTCGCCATGAACATTCTCTCCTAG
- the LOC121995765 gene encoding uncharacterized protein LOC121995765: MALFFDLSIPYLEDGGDPSLEMKARKDARLETVVRAMELGYVGVAYDRHFRGVISDSLRCSIDPFPLDSLLEVAPSLFSSAAFHRDLLGAPRSSTFRQYTRLTVSVTGAASVVSLNGNALLKTYDLVAVRPLNQEAFDKACESSMVDIITLDFSQKLPFRLKISSIKLAIQRGLYFEVTYSHLIADSHVRRKILSDVKLLSDWSRGKNLLISSAASTVNDIRGPLDVANLAVFLLGLSAERAKYTISQNCRSLLANAIRKKRFYKETIRIERIISDGQSSAKEFQLDNWNEWDAISSEKGDLPSLNDIKNLSVFTCKQSFGLNSIDFQSIPTEPPLLLSENAKMMSSPRNSASPVVTPHEPCVIADDVTQDDSCIGTLLADTQNCQPVMVDKCVKISDGLYKVSCTGLLVSAMAASNVDDRIIQPDGNLTDSAVVKNKSSETDLMVQKISYQSNNHAFESLNDSAEFTNGIPKNGDPTSEPCKKTDNSGVFLLSNADSTPTIIKDNKFVEFQKSLNRFDDHVFEASNNSGKSMNLSAHVTSDQLSLSDKWPDFTDFKEKNILKVCDSSMIFIRELKENDLIDTNPTCRSPGRPFLCNQVDGSISSGENFLQKVSFNEIEEQDVGLYFNIDNPEVKNTTVLKEKIQKSNDKLGKRKRKEQLFYPTYHLPFKGSFKPMLFRNICCNAKRRNICKER, encoded by the exons ATGGCTCTCTTCTTTGACCTCAGTATTCCCTATCTCGAGGATGGAGGTGACCCCTCGCTGGAGATGAAGGCCCGTAAGGACGCGCGGCTGGAGACCGTAGTCAGGGCTATGGAGCTCGGCTACGTCGGCGTCGCTTACGACCGCCACTTCCGAGGCGTGATTTCCGACTCTCTACGGTGCAGCATCGACCCTTTCCCTTTGGACTCTCTCCTTGAGGTCGCTCCCTCACTCTTCTCCTCCGCTGCCTTCCACCGTGATCTCCTCGGAGCCCCCCGCTCCTCCACATTCCGCCAGTACACGCGCTTGACCGTCTCGGTCACCGGGGCTGCTTCCGTCGTATCCCTCAATGGCAACGCGCTACTTAAGACTTACGACCTAGTCGCTGTCCGTCCTCTGAACCAGGAAGCTTTTGACAAGGCTTGTGAATCTTCTATG GTTGATATAATTACATTGGACTTCTCTCAAAAACTTCCATTCCGTCTGAAGATTTCATCCATTAAGCTTGCTATTCAG CGTGGACTATATTTTGAAGTTACATACTCTCATCTTATAGCTGATTCTCATGTTAGAAGGAAGATCCTATCTGATGTGAAG CTACTATCTGACTGGAGTCGAGGGAAAAATCTCCTCATTTCTAGTGCTGCTTCAACTGTTAATGATATTCGAGGGCCGCTTGATGTTGCAAACTTAGCAGTATTTTTGCTTGGTCTGTCTGCTGAGAGAGCGAAATATACTATTTCTCAAAATTGCAG GTCACTGCTAGCTAATGCTATAAGGAAAAAGCGCTTTTATAAGGAAACTATCAGAATTGAAAGAATCATATCAGATGGGCAATCCAGTGCAAAAGAATTTCAGCTTGATAACTGGAATGAATGGGACGCCATCTCCAGTGAGAAAGGAGATTTGCCATCATTGAATGATATTAAAAATCTTTCTGTTTTTACTTGCAAACAATCTTTTGGTTTAAATTCAATTGATTTCCAGTCGATACCTACTGAACCACCACTTTTGCTTAGCGAGAATGCCAAAATGATGTCATCACCAAGGAATTCTGCATCACCTGTTGTTACTCCGCATGAACCTTGTGTCATTGCTGATGATGTCACACAAGATGATTCATGTATCGGAACTTTATTAGCTGATACCCAGAATTGCCAACCTGTAATGGTTGATAAATGTGTAAAGATATCAGATGGATTATATAAGGTTTCTTGTACTGGCCTACTGGTTTCAGCTATGGCTGCATCGAATGTTGATGATAGAATTATTCAACCTGATGGTAACCTAACAGACTCAGCTGTTGTGAAGAACAAGTCATCAGAAACTGATTTGATGGTTCAAAAAATTTCATATCAGTCCAATAACCATGCCTTTGAGTCTTTAAATGATTCTGCAGAATTCACAAATGGTATCCCTAAAAATGGAGATCCAACATCTGAACCTTGCAAGAAAACTGATAATAGTGGTGTCTTTCTACTGTCAAATGCTGATTCAACACCCACAATTATCAAAGACAACAAATTTGTAGAGTTCCAGAAAAGCTTGAATAGGTTTGATGACCATGTTTTTGAAGCTTCAAATAACTCTGGGAAGAGTATGAACCTTAGCGCTCATGTTACAAGCGATCAGTTATCATTAAGTGATAAATGGCCTGATTTTACTGATTTTAAGGAGAAAAATATTCTGAAAGTGTGTGATTCATCAATGATTTTTATACGTGAGCTGAAAGAAAATGATCTGATAGATACAAACCCAACATGTAGAAGTCCTGGAAGACCTTTTCTGTGTAACCAAGTAGATGGTTCCATCTCATCTGGAGAGAATTTTCTGCAAAAGGTTTCTTTTAATGAGATTGAAGAGCAGGATGTTGGTTTATATTTTAATATCGACAATCCTGAAGTGAAAAATACTACCGTACTCAAAGAAAAGATACAAAAGTCAAACGACAAATTAG gaaaaaggaaacGGAAAGAACAATTGTTTTATCCGACTTATCATTTGCCTTTTAAGGGTTCATTTAAGCCTATGCTTTTTAGGAATATCTGTTGCAATGCCAAAAGAAGAAACATTTGTAAGGAAAGATGA